A region of Bacteroidota bacterium DNA encodes the following proteins:
- a CDS encoding winged helix-turn-helix domain-containing protein — protein sequence MEADLLSSDQPYAVGEWHVQPLLNSATRRSQAVSVEPRVMAVLTYLAQHAGQVVTRSDLLDAVWADVVVNEDALTRAVSELRKLFGDDPRAPRFVETVRGRGYRLIAPVTWAADTTPTPGESALSSLVAVTTMRAGSDSSNRRGWLAGLVAGAVLAGLAVGLWLGRDLLARAPTDVASWDTSVWEPAVPFTSYPGREIQPVLSPEGARVAFAWDEAGGDNFDVYVKQVGSERPLRLTEHPSSEELPTWSPDGSTLAFARDGEARGIYTVPSMGGPVRLVHATAAEVKALDWAPDGQTLVFTTPAPETPGLQLLDLASGAVRTLTTPDDVLHRATTPRFSPGGTRIAFVRRGPGSGRPVFLIDVADGTVTPAPGDATAVRHLDWIDDETLVVVSYRSGANGLWRLDLQTGAMTWIATRGEWSFYPSVAAESGALVYQDLYFEKNIWQVRLDAPGGRLLSTEPLLTSTWMDCEAQFSPDGTRLAFMSSRSGFLEVWLSGVDGDDLVQVTQFEGAFVGNPRWSPDGMRLAFNAAPEGDAAVYVVDVRGGPPQALTPPGRGGRVTGWARDGTAVYAATRRGGDWGLWRVPVKGGTPEPVGAPSAFAGAESVDGQALYFTRAGIPGLWRVRLVGGRASGTPQRVFVNAPVDDALDWVVTPGGLYSLDERPEGTFVIYADLDAEAVTTIAEVTDIASPSLSVSPDGTTLLYGRYEDTRSDLQFRAAAD from the coding sequence ATGGAAGCCGACCTCCTCTCCTCGGATCAACCGTATGCCGTCGGAGAATGGCACGTGCAGCCACTCTTGAACAGCGCGACGCGACGCAGCCAGGCCGTGTCGGTGGAGCCGCGCGTGATGGCGGTGCTGACCTACCTCGCGCAGCACGCCGGTCAGGTCGTCACGCGGAGCGACCTGCTGGACGCCGTCTGGGCCGACGTGGTCGTCAACGAGGACGCCCTCACACGCGCGGTCTCGGAGCTGCGCAAGCTGTTTGGCGATGACCCCCGTGCCCCACGCTTCGTCGAGACCGTCCGCGGACGAGGCTATCGACTCATCGCGCCCGTGACCTGGGCGGCGGACACCACCCCAACGCCGGGGGAGTCGGCTCTGAGCAGTCTGGTCGCAGTCACGACGATGCGCGCCGGATCGGACTCGTCAAACCGACGCGGTTGGCTCGCGGGCCTCGTTGCGGGAGCCGTCCTGGCGGGCCTCGCCGTGGGCCTCTGGCTCGGCCGTGACCTGCTCGCGCGGGCGCCTACCGACGTGGCCTCCTGGGATACATCCGTGTGGGAGCCTGCCGTGCCGTTCACGAGCTACCCTGGCCGCGAGATCCAGCCCGTGCTCTCGCCGGAGGGCGCCCGCGTCGCCTTCGCGTGGGACGAGGCTGGCGGTGACAATTTCGACGTGTACGTGAAGCAGGTTGGCAGCGAGCGACCCCTGCGGCTCACGGAGCATCCGTCCTCGGAGGAACTACCGACGTGGTCCCCCGACGGCTCGACCCTCGCCTTTGCCCGCGACGGCGAGGCCCGCGGGATCTACACGGTGCCGTCGATGGGCGGCCCGGTGCGCCTCGTCCACGCGACCGCCGCCGAGGTGAAGGCGCTCGACTGGGCTCCCGACGGGCAGACGCTCGTCTTCACCACGCCTGCGCCGGAGACGCCTGGCTTGCAGCTGCTCGACCTCGCCTCGGGAGCGGTCCGCACGCTCACCACGCCCGACGACGTGCTGCACCGCGCCACCACCCCGCGCTTCTCGCCCGGCGGCACGCGCATCGCCTTCGTCCGCCGTGGCCCCGGCAGCGGCCGTCCCGTCTTCCTCATCGATGTCGCCGACGGCACCGTCACGCCCGCCCCCGGGGATGCCACCGCCGTGCGCCACCTCGACTGGATCGACGACGAGACGCTCGTGGTCGTGTCCTACCGCTCGGGCGCCAACGGGCTGTGGCGGCTCGACCTCCAGACCGGCGCGATGACGTGGATTGCCACGCGCGGCGAGTGGAGCTTCTACCCGTCCGTCGCGGCAGAGTCGGGCGCGCTGGTCTACCAAGACCTCTACTTCGAGAAGAACATCTGGCAGGTCCGGCTTGACGCGCCCGGCGGTCGCCTGCTGAGCACGGAACCGCTGCTCACCTCGACGTGGATGGACTGCGAGGCGCAGTTCTCGCCCGACGGCACGCGCCTTGCGTTTATGTCGTCGCGCTCGGGCTTTCTGGAAGTATGGCTCAGCGGTGTGGACGGCGATGATCTCGTCCAGGTCACCCAGTTCGAGGGCGCGTTCGTCGGCAACCCGCGGTGGTCGCCGGATGGCATGCGCCTCGCCTTCAACGCGGCCCCGGAGGGCGACGCGGCGGTCTACGTCGTGGACGTGCGTGGCGGGCCGCCGCAGGCCCTCACGCCGCCTGGCCGGGGCGGGCGCGTGACGGGCTGGGCACGCGACGGCACCGCGGTCTACGCCGCCACCCGGCGCGGTGGGGACTGGGGGCTGTGGCGCGTCCCCGTGAAGGGCGGAACGCCGGAGCCGGTGGGCGCGCCGAGCGCGTTCGCGGGCGCGGAGTCGGTCGATGGGCAGGCGCTCTACTTCACCCGCGCGGGCATCCCAGGTCTCTGGCGCGTGCGGCTGGTCGGCGGACGTGCTTCGGGGACGCCTCAGCGCGTCTTCGTCAACGCTCCCGTCGATGACGCCCTCGATTGGGTAGTCACGCCCGGCGGGCTCTACAGCCTCGACGAGCGCCCGGAAGGAACGTTCGTGATCTACGCCGACCTCGACGCCGAGGCGGTGACGACCATCGCCGAGGTCACGGACATCGCCTCGCCGAGCCTATCGGTGTCACCCGACGGCACCACGCTGCTCTATGGCCGCTACGAGGACACCAGGAGCGACCTCCAGTTCCGCGCGGCGGCGGACTAG
- a CDS encoding ATP-binding protein — protein MLTPADLRAVDLLADLPDADLAWIAERAEEVRLQPGELLSDAGVPAEWMYLMLDGHVRALVRDGEREVAAYSFEQGQVAGVLPRSRMETFPAQSRATTPVWVARLHKRHFPDLVRELQEFDARLAHLMIDRSRTEARVKLQQEKLVSLGTMAAGLAHELNNPASAAKRAAETLCETLQTFDERASTLLRKLIFPDGLPPMTGASMTGPAVSAGDGASPALEAEGDPFQPVYDVILAPDPDLDPLDEGDREDAFTDWFDDLADRGLGQVAQPWEAASTLTAAGFTAEFLSGFLESMAPEFRVDTINWIVQDTAMRALCLELAESTTRISELVGAMKSYTYMDQDSQQQRVNLRRGIIDTVIILKHKFKKKGIRLTKEFGDDVPDLLAYGSELNQVWTNLLDNAIAAVPDEGGEIRLVTCYDPCDGSGGGMVQVDLYDNGPGIPPDVQERIFEPFFTTKGPGEGTGLGLDIALRIVRNRHGGVIYVASEPGTTHFRVRLPVNGREAPEADTQEVAAQQEDAALA, from the coding sequence ATGCTCACGCCTGCCGACCTCCGCGCCGTCGACCTCCTTGCCGACCTCCCCGACGCCGACCTTGCCTGGATCGCCGAGCGGGCCGAGGAAGTCAGACTGCAGCCGGGCGAGTTGCTCAGCGACGCGGGCGTCCCGGCGGAGTGGATGTACCTCATGCTCGACGGTCACGTGCGCGCCCTCGTCCGCGACGGCGAGCGCGAGGTAGCGGCCTACAGCTTCGAGCAGGGCCAAGTGGCCGGCGTGCTCCCGCGCTCGCGCATGGAGACCTTCCCGGCGCAGTCGCGCGCGACGACGCCCGTGTGGGTGGCCCGCCTCCACAAGCGGCACTTCCCTGACCTCGTCCGCGAGCTGCAGGAGTTCGATGCCCGGCTGGCCCACCTCATGATCGACCGCAGCCGGACGGAGGCGCGGGTCAAGCTCCAGCAGGAGAAGCTCGTCTCGCTCGGCACGATGGCGGCCGGGCTGGCGCACGAACTCAACAACCCCGCCTCCGCTGCCAAGCGCGCAGCCGAGACGCTCTGCGAGACGCTCCAGACGTTCGACGAGCGCGCCTCGACGCTGCTGCGCAAGCTCATCTTCCCCGATGGGCTGCCCCCGATGACAGGGGCCTCGATGACGGGGCCCGCGGTGAGCGCGGGCGACGGAGCCAGTCCCGCCCTCGAAGCGGAGGGCGACCCCTTCCAGCCGGTCTACGACGTCATCCTCGCCCCAGACCCCGACCTCGATCCGCTCGACGAAGGCGACCGCGAGGACGCGTTCACCGACTGGTTCGACGACCTCGCCGACCGTGGCCTCGGGCAGGTCGCGCAGCCGTGGGAGGCCGCCTCCACGCTCACGGCTGCCGGATTCACCGCCGAGTTCCTGTCGGGCTTCCTAGAGAGCATGGCGCCCGAGTTCCGCGTGGACACAATCAACTGGATCGTGCAAGACACCGCCATGCGCGCGCTCTGCCTGGAACTGGCCGAGAGCACCACGCGCATCTCCGAGCTCGTCGGCGCGATGAAGTCCTACACCTACATGGACCAGGACAGCCAGCAGCAGCGCGTCAACCTCAGGCGTGGCATCATCGACACGGTCATCATCCTCAAGCACAAGTTCAAGAAGAAGGGCATCCGCCTCACGAAGGAGTTCGGCGACGACGTGCCCGACCTCCTCGCCTACGGCAGCGAACTCAACCAGGTGTGGACGAACCTCCTCGACAACGCCATCGCAGCCGTGCCCGACGAGGGCGGCGAGATCCGGCTCGTCACGTGCTACGACCCCTGCGACGGCAGCGGCGGCGGCATGGTGCAGGTCGACCTCTACGACAACGGCCCGGGCATCCCGCCCGACGTGCAGGAGCGCATCTTCGAACCGTTCTTCACCACCAAGGGCCCCGGCGAAGGCACCGGCCTCGGCCTCGACATCGCGCTGCGGATCGTGCGCAACCGCCACGGCGGCGTGATCTACGTGGCGTCCGAGCCGGGCACTACGCACTTCCGGGTCCGCTTGCCCGTCAACGGCCGCGAGGCGCCCGAGGCCGACACGCAGGAAGTCGCCGCGCAGCAAGAAGACGCCGCGCTGGCGTAA
- a CDS encoding FAD-dependent oxidoreductase, with translation MAAKPVILAVDDDPQVLRAVARDLRKRYGETYRIVRADSGQAALDTVEALTERGDPIALLLSDQRMPQMDGVGFLQQARALAPKAKRALLTAYADTEAAISAINDSQIDYYLLKPWDPPDQRLYPVLDDLLDDWQASYRPGFGGLRVVGDRWSPQSHAIKDFLARNQIPYEFLDVEASDEAQQIAEKARAYSKEAGGDGAAANVLPLVVLPDGERLLAPAPSDLAEHVGLQTNAAKDFYDLAIVGAGPAGLAGAVYGASEGLRTVLIESHAPGGQAGTSSRIENYLGFPQGLSGADLARRGATQARRFGVEILTPQTATGLRIDGPYKTLTLGDGSEITCHALIISTGVDWRRLPAEGADSLAGSGVYYGAAMTEAMNCKNEDVYIVGAGNSAGQAAMFFADYARRVVMVVRGDSLEAKMSQYLVTRIYETPNIDVRLQTEIQACQGSGHLECVTLIDNATGETEVVDTSFLFVFIGAAPGTEWLGDAVARDQKGFLLTGPMLTDEHLRDWPLERDPFLFETNVPGIFVAGDVRGDSVKRVASAVGEGSITVHFIHRFLATL, from the coding sequence ATGGCTGCCAAGCCCGTCATCCTCGCCGTCGACGACGACCCGCAGGTGCTCCGCGCCGTCGCGCGCGACCTCCGCAAGCGCTACGGCGAGACCTACCGCATCGTCCGCGCCGACTCGGGCCAGGCCGCCCTCGACACCGTCGAGGCGCTCACCGAGCGGGGCGACCCCATCGCGCTCCTGCTCTCCGACCAGCGGATGCCGCAGATGGACGGCGTCGGCTTCCTCCAGCAGGCGCGTGCGCTGGCACCGAAGGCGAAGCGGGCGCTCCTCACCGCCTACGCCGACACGGAGGCCGCGATCTCAGCCATCAACGACTCGCAGATCGACTACTACCTCCTCAAGCCCTGGGACCCGCCCGACCAGCGCCTCTACCCGGTCCTCGATGATCTCCTCGACGACTGGCAGGCGAGCTACCGCCCCGGCTTTGGCGGCCTGCGCGTGGTCGGCGACCGCTGGTCCCCGCAGTCGCACGCGATCAAAGACTTCCTCGCCCGTAACCAGATCCCCTACGAGTTCCTCGACGTGGAGGCGAGCGATGAGGCCCAGCAGATCGCGGAGAAAGCCCGTGCCTATAGCAAGGAGGCAGGCGGCGACGGCGCGGCGGCGAACGTGCTGCCGCTCGTGGTGCTGCCCGACGGCGAAAGGCTGCTCGCACCCGCTCCGAGCGACCTCGCCGAGCACGTCGGCCTGCAGACGAACGCGGCGAAGGACTTCTACGACCTCGCCATCGTGGGTGCGGGACCGGCAGGGCTCGCAGGCGCGGTCTACGGCGCGTCCGAAGGCCTGCGGACCGTCCTCATCGAGAGCCACGCACCCGGCGGACAGGCCGGCACGTCGAGCCGCATCGAAAACTACCTCGGCTTCCCCCAGGGCCTCTCCGGGGCCGACCTCGCACGGCGCGGGGCCACGCAGGCGCGGCGCTTCGGCGTCGAGATCCTCACCCCGCAGACGGCGACGGGGCTGCGCATCGACGGCCCCTACAAGACCCTCACCCTCGGCGACGGCTCGGAGATCACGTGCCACGCGCTTATCATCTCGACGGGCGTCGACTGGCGACGGCTTCCGGCCGAGGGAGCCGACAGCCTCGCCGGAAGCGGCGTCTACTACGGCGCGGCGATGACCGAGGCGATGAACTGCAAGAACGAGGACGTCTACATCGTCGGCGCGGGCAACTCGGCCGGGCAGGCCGCGATGTTCTTCGCCGACTACGCGCGCCGCGTCGTGATGGTCGTGCGCGGCGACTCGCTGGAGGCGAAGATGAGCCAGTACCTCGTCACGCGCATCTACGAGACGCCCAACATCGACGTGCGGCTGCAGACCGAGATCCAGGCGTGCCAGGGCAGCGGCCACCTCGAATGCGTCACGCTCATCGACAACGCGACGGGCGAGACGGAGGTCGTGGACACGAGCTTCCTGTTCGTCTTCATCGGCGCCGCGCCCGGCACCGAGTGGCTCGGCGACGCCGTCGCGCGTGACCAGAAGGGCTTCCTGCTGACCGGCCCGATGCTCACGGACGAGCACCTGCGCGACTGGCCGCTCGAACGCGATCCGTTCCTCTTCGAGACGAACGTGCCCGGCATCTTCGTCGCGGGCGACGTGCGCGGCGACTCGGTCAAGCGCGTCGCCTCAGCCGTCGGCGAGGGCTCGATCACGGTGCACTTCATCCACCGCTTCCTCGCCACGCTGTAG